In Candidatus Polarisedimenticolia bacterium, the DNA window AAGCTGCTGCAGGACCGCGGCGCGCAGGTCCTTTACAGCGATCCGCACGCGCCGGAGATCCATCTGGACCAGGGCGTGCTGCGCGCCGTCCCGCTGACCGACGAGCTGCTTTCCGGGTGCGACTGCACGGTCATCGTGACCAACCACTCGGCATTCGACTACGGCCGGATCGCCGACAAGGCCAAGATCCTGGTCGACACCCGCAACGCCACCCGGGGCATCGCTGCGCCGGAGGGCCGGATCGTCAAGATCTAAGGAGGTATCGGCTTGGGAGCGATTCTGGTCACCGGAGGCGCGGGGTTCATTGGATCTCACCTCTGTGAGCGTCTGATCCGCGGCGGCCGGGAGGTAGTCTGCCTGGACGTCTTCGACAGCTTCTATTCGAAGACCGTCAAGCTGCGCAACATCGCCAGTCTCAAGGATGTGGAGAGCTTCCACCTCTACGAAGGGGACATCCGCGATCCCGCCGTGCTGGAGGACCTCTTCGGGCACCACGGAGTCGAGGCGGTCGTACACCTGGCGGCGCGCGCCGGAGTGCGGCCCTCCCTCGAGATGCCGCGGCTCTACACCGACGTCAACGTGACCGGCACCGCCACCTTGATGGAGCACGCCCGCATCTACAAGGTGAAGCGCTTCGTGTTCGGCTCGTCCTCCTCGGTCTATGGCAACAACGACCAGGCGCCGTTCTCCGAAAAGGTCCCGGCCGACTTCCCGGTGTCGCCCTACGCCGCCACCAAGCGGGCCGGCGAGCTGCTGGCCTACACTTACCACCATCTCTACGGCATGGATGTCGCGTGCCTGCGTTTCTTCACCGTCTACGGCCCGCGGCAGCGGCCGGAGATGGCGATTCACAAGTTCACCCGTCTCATCGACCAGGGGGAGCCGGTTCCCCTGTTCGGAGACGGCTCCTCCTCGCGGGACTACACCTACGTCGAGGACATCGTCTCGGGGATTGTCGCGGCGCTGGAGCACAGCCGTGGCTTCCAGGTGTTCAATCTGGGACGCTCCGAAGTGGTGAGCTTGCGCGCGCTGATCGGCCACCTCGAAGCCGCGCTGGGAAAGACCGCCAAGATCGTGACCCAGCGCGATCAGCCGGGCGACGTGCAAGTGACCTGCGCCGATCTCGAACACTCCCGCTCCGTGCTCGGGTACGCGCCTCAAGTCGGGATCCAGGAAGGGATCCGGCGGTTCGTGGAATGGTATCGGGCCCAAAAGCAGGCCTGAGGTCCGCCGGAGCGGAATACGGGAGAGCGTCATGAAGATCGCGGTGGTTGGAACCGGATACGTGGGGCTGGTCACGGGGACCTGCTTCGCAGAGTTCGGCGTCAGCGTGACCTGTGTGGACGTGGACAAGGCAAAGATCGATATGCTGCAGGACGGCCAGGTGCCGATCTTCGAGCCCGGCCTGGGGGAAATGGTGCGCCGCAACCTGTCCGTGGGAAGGCTCAGCTTCTCCATAGACCTCAAGGCGGCCGTGGAGCCTTCCGACGTGGTGTTCATCGCGGTGGGCACGCCGCCGGGGGAGGACGGATCGGCCGACCTGAGCCATGTCCGCGAGGTGGCGCGCGGCATCGCGCGCGCCATGAACGGCTACAAGGTGGTGGTCACCAAGAGCACTGTCCCGATGGGGACGGGGGCGATGATCCGGGAGATCATCCAGAAGGAGCAACCGCGTCCGATCGAGTTCTCGGTGGCTTCCAACCCCGAGTTCCTGCGCGAGGGCTCGGCCATCGAGGACTTCATGCGCCCGAACCGCGTGGTGATCGGGGCCGACGACGCGCGGGCGGTGGAGGTCCTGAAGGAGCTCTACAACCCCCTCTATCTCATCGAGGCGCCGTTCCTGATCACCAACGTGGTCAGCGCCGAGATGATCAAATACGCCAGCAACGCCTTCCTGGCGACCAAGATCTCCTTCATCAACGAGATTGCGCTGCTGTGCGAGAAGGTGGGTGCCGACGTGCACCAGGTCGCCAAGGGAATGGGACTGGATCATCGCATCGGCCGGTTGTTCCTGCACCCCGGCCCGGGCTATGGGGGCTCCTGCTTCCCGAAGGACACCCTCGCGGTGCTCAAAGTAGGACACGATCATGCCCTCGAGATGCGGGTCATCGCCGCGGCCGTGGCGGTGAACGAATCGCAGATCGGGCGCATGGCGGAGAAGATCAAGCAGGCGACGGG includes these proteins:
- a CDS encoding UDP-glucose/GDP-mannose dehydrogenase family protein; the protein is MKIAVVGTGYVGLVTGTCFAEFGVSVTCVDVDKAKIDMLQDGQVPIFEPGLGEMVRRNLSVGRLSFSIDLKAAVEPSDVVFIAVGTPPGEDGSADLSHVREVARGIARAMNGYKVVVTKSTVPMGTGAMIREIIQKEQPRPIEFSVASNPEFLREGSAIEDFMRPNRVVIGADDARAVEVLKELYNPLYLIEAPFLITNVVSAEMIKYASNAFLATKISFINEIALLCEKVGADVHQVAKGMGLDHRIGRLFLHPGPGYGGSCFPKDTLAVLKVGHDHALEMRVIAAAVAVNESQIGRMAEKIKQATGGLKDKKIGVLGLSFKPNTNDTRESPALRIIEVLQQEGAAVRAFDPVAMPEAQRVLQDVQYGVDEYDTATGCDSLVLATEWNQFRNLDLPKLKQVMRSPVLIDLRNVYEPGDLQRQGFRYTAVGR
- a CDS encoding GDP-mannose 4,6-dehydratase; the protein is MGAILVTGGAGFIGSHLCERLIRGGREVVCLDVFDSFYSKTVKLRNIASLKDVESFHLYEGDIRDPAVLEDLFGHHGVEAVVHLAARAGVRPSLEMPRLYTDVNVTGTATLMEHARIYKVKRFVFGSSSSVYGNNDQAPFSEKVPADFPVSPYAATKRAGELLAYTYHHLYGMDVACLRFFTVYGPRQRPEMAIHKFTRLIDQGEPVPLFGDGSSSRDYTYVEDIVSGIVAALEHSRGFQVFNLGRSEVVSLRALIGHLEAALGKTAKIVTQRDQPGDVQVTCADLEHSRSVLGYAPQVGIQEGIRRFVEWYRAQKQA